In Rutidosis leptorrhynchoides isolate AG116_Rl617_1_P2 chromosome 2, CSIRO_AGI_Rlap_v1, whole genome shotgun sequence, one genomic interval encodes:
- the LOC139891276 gene encoding uncharacterized protein: MSFLMEKSSTWRWIVRQTRDSKPFFFCFASVCVVVPCVVGYYVMQATNSSNQHLESELRRNARPDTLLMGKVNKERLGEFLGELQRKEDTNDRYVAALKGETLTRNPYVRIQPITTPTTTQPGNGKN; this comes from the exons ATGTCATTTTTGATGGAAAAAAGCTCAACATGGCGATGGATAGTAAGACAAACGAGAGATTCAAAGCCATTTTTCTTCTGTTTTGCATCTGTCTGTGTTGTTGTTCCATGTGTCGTTGGATATTATGTGATGCAAGCCACTAATTCAAGCAATCAACACCTCGAATCCGAACTCCGTCGCAACGCCCGACCCGATACCCTT CTGATGGGAAAAGTGAATAAAGAGCGACTGGGAGAGTTTCTTGGGGAACTGCAGAGGAAGGAAGATACAAACGATAGGTACGTTGCAGCGTTGAAGGGGGAGACTTTAACCAGAAATCCATATGTAAGAATTCAACCTATCACTACTCCAACCACCACTCAACCTGGCAATGGAAAGAACTAG